In Desulfomonile tiedjei DSM 6799, a genomic segment contains:
- the fusA gene encoding elongation factor G: MAQNVAKIRNIGITAHIDAGKTTLSERILYYTKKIHKIGEVDEGSATMDYMPQEQERGITITSAATMFLWKGYEIHLIDTPGHVDFTIEVERSLRVLDGVVAVLCAVGGVQPQTETVWHQAERYKVPRIVFVNKLDRIGADFNRAISMMRERLGANPVPVQIPMFRGDEFLGVIDLIRMKSIVWDQSTLGDEFSFDDIPDEFLEEALAARKTMLESAAEMDEELLEHYLENEDLDEKQIIRGLRIGTLSNRLVPTLCGSALKNQGVQPVIDAVIDFLPSPADVPPVSGVNPTTGEVEFRAPKAKEPLCAFVFKVMMDQGRKATYVRVYSGELEAEKEVYNATRGSKERVARLFLTHANKREKITAAFPGTIVLAVGLKDARTGDTLTSPSAPLVLESLDMHIPVISIAIEPKTRSDQEKLLASLEKLALEDPTFTYSENTDTGQLLISGMGELHLEIILDRLSREYGVEVQTGKPQVVYKETITATGKAHAVFDRDIHDVHHRGEVTVSVEPAPRGEGTSFAVSPKLDTIPQELLNFIEQGAREATLAGVLAGNEVVDIKVTLEAVAQDPFSMTGLGAKVAAALACKEACEKASPALLEPLMNVEVVVPDEFVGEVIADLNSRRGRLEEVTPRGKTSVVLAVVPLATMFGYSTSLRSVTQGRGIFTMQYSHYDTKS; this comes from the coding sequence GTGGCTCAGAACGTCGCAAAAATCAGGAACATCGGAATCACCGCACATATAGATGCAGGGAAGACCACCCTCAGCGAGAGAATACTCTATTACACCAAGAAGATTCATAAAATAGGCGAAGTGGACGAAGGATCCGCTACCATGGATTACATGCCGCAAGAGCAGGAGCGCGGGATTACCATAACCTCCGCTGCCACCATGTTCTTGTGGAAAGGGTATGAAATCCACCTTATAGATACGCCCGGACACGTGGACTTCACCATTGAGGTGGAAAGATCGTTGCGAGTCCTGGATGGTGTGGTCGCTGTGCTTTGTGCAGTCGGCGGAGTACAGCCTCAGACAGAAACCGTGTGGCACCAAGCGGAGCGGTACAAAGTTCCACGGATCGTCTTTGTTAACAAGCTGGATAGAATAGGTGCAGATTTCAACCGAGCAATAAGCATGATGCGCGAGCGATTGGGCGCTAATCCGGTGCCGGTTCAAATACCGATGTTCCGGGGCGATGAATTTCTCGGGGTGATCGATCTTATCCGGATGAAGAGTATCGTCTGGGACCAGTCAACTCTTGGCGATGAGTTCAGCTTTGATGACATTCCGGACGAATTTCTCGAGGAAGCGCTGGCAGCTCGAAAAACCATGCTTGAATCGGCAGCGGAAATGGATGAAGAGCTGCTGGAACATTATCTTGAAAATGAAGATTTGGACGAAAAGCAGATCATCCGCGGTCTTCGCATCGGCACCTTATCCAATCGGCTTGTGCCTACCTTGTGTGGTTCTGCTCTGAAGAATCAGGGCGTTCAACCGGTAATAGACGCGGTGATCGATTTTTTACCGTCGCCCGCGGATGTTCCTCCGGTGTCCGGCGTCAATCCGACCACGGGAGAAGTTGAATTCCGAGCGCCAAAAGCCAAAGAACCGCTGTGTGCCTTTGTTTTCAAGGTGATGATGGACCAGGGCAGGAAAGCCACGTACGTCCGCGTGTATTCCGGCGAGTTGGAAGCCGAAAAAGAAGTATATAACGCTACCCGCGGTTCCAAGGAACGTGTTGCACGCCTTTTCCTCACCCATGCGAATAAACGGGAAAAAATCACTGCTGCATTTCCCGGCACAATCGTTCTTGCAGTGGGCCTGAAGGACGCCAGAACAGGCGACACTCTCACGTCACCGTCTGCTCCTCTGGTCCTGGAATCTCTGGACATGCATATTCCGGTAATCTCTATAGCAATCGAGCCCAAGACCAGGTCCGATCAGGAAAAGCTTCTTGCCAGCCTGGAAAAGCTCGCGCTGGAAGATCCGACCTTCACGTACTCCGAGAATACGGATACCGGGCAATTGCTTATTTCCGGAATGGGGGAGCTGCATCTGGAAATCATCCTGGACAGACTCTCACGTGAATACGGAGTCGAAGTTCAGACCGGCAAACCCCAGGTGGTTTACAAGGAGACCATTACGGCCACCGGTAAGGCGCACGCGGTATTCGACCGCGATATCCACGACGTTCATCACAGGGGTGAAGTCACCGTCAGCGTGGAACCGGCACCCAGGGGGGAAGGCACGAGTTTTGCCGTTTCTCCCAAACTGGATACGATACCCCAGGAATTGCTCAATTTCATTGAACAGGGAGCGAGAGAAGCTACTCTGGCAGGTGTGCTGGCGGGAAATGAGGTCGTGGATATAAAAGTGACCCTGGAAGCAGTGGCTCAGGATCCGTTTTCCATGACCGGTCTCGGGGCAAAAGTGGCGGCAGCCCTGGCCTGCAAAGAAGCATGCGAAAAAGCATCCCCTGCTCTCCTGGAACCTTTGATGAACGTGGAAGTCGTAGTCCCCGACGAATTCGTGGGTGAGGTTATAGCTGATCTCAACAGTCGTCGAGGACGGTTGGAAGAAGTGACCCCACGGGGCAAAACATCGGTTGTTCTTGCCGTAGTCCCTCTTGCGACCATGTTCGGATATTCGACCTCACTGAGATCGGTGACCCAGGGAAGAGGCATCTTTACGATGCAGTATTCTCATTACGACACAAAGTCGTAG
- a CDS encoding NYN domain-containing protein — translation MSYLIDGNNVMDQAGTLDQDLSFARKRLINELVRFVAAKRVKIRVVFDGIPEEDFPEGRSYKSVKILYARPGSDADSRIKDIIRKSSYKRDMTLVSSDKELGVFARRQGTRVISAGQFRSMLRETSEQPDTVGDTCCPEPVNVDEWLDFFEKTKKP, via the coding sequence ATGTCTTACCTCATTGATGGCAATAATGTAATGGATCAGGCGGGAACGCTGGATCAAGATTTGTCGTTTGCTCGAAAACGGTTGATCAATGAGCTGGTCCGATTCGTAGCCGCAAAACGAGTGAAGATAAGAGTAGTATTCGATGGCATTCCGGAAGAAGATTTTCCTGAAGGAAGATCGTACAAAAGTGTGAAAATCCTCTACGCCCGGCCCGGTTCCGATGCAGACAGCCGTATCAAAGATATTATCAGAAAATCCTCCTACAAGAGAGACATGACCCTGGTCTCTTCCGACAAGGAACTTGGAGTGTTTGCACGCCGCCAGGGAACAAGAGTAATATCCGCGGGGCAGTTCAGGTCAATGCTCAGAGAAACAAGCGAACAGCCGGATACCGTGGGAGACACCTGCTGCCCGGAACCGGTCAACGTGGATGAGTGGTTGGACTTTTTCGAAAAAACCAAGAAACCATAG
- the pgeF gene encoding peptidoglycan editing factor PgeF, giving the protein MAFSVRRGGVSSSPYDSLNFSVGQGDTSDSVRTNFDRLTEDLEIEPKHMATCKQVHGDHIEIIRTIPKTPPVADALITPIKGVFVAVKTADCLPVLLLDKSRGIASAVHAGWRGTVMRILPKVVDRMAKEFGTKPEDMVAALGPAIGPCCYEVDDKVLNPFRESIPDPERFITVVNNGNTASRRIDLALVNRFELIGKGVREENIHHANLCTCCNPDLFFSYRRDGALSGRQISLTGFRI; this is encoded by the coding sequence ATGGCTTTTTCGGTTCGTCGCGGCGGCGTCTCATCTTCGCCATATGATTCTCTCAACTTCTCGGTAGGGCAGGGAGATACATCTGATTCGGTGCGAACGAATTTTGATCGTCTCACGGAAGATTTGGAAATCGAACCAAAGCACATGGCAACCTGCAAACAGGTTCACGGCGATCATATCGAGATCATTCGAACCATCCCGAAAACACCTCCTGTTGCAGATGCTCTCATAACTCCTATCAAAGGGGTTTTCGTAGCTGTAAAGACAGCCGATTGCCTGCCTGTTTTGCTCCTGGACAAATCCCGGGGGATAGCTTCAGCGGTTCATGCGGGCTGGCGAGGCACGGTAATGCGAATACTCCCCAAAGTAGTAGACCGTATGGCAAAAGAGTTCGGCACAAAACCCGAAGACATGGTTGCCGCGCTGGGACCTGCAATCGGTCCGTGCTGTTACGAGGTGGACGACAAGGTGCTGAATCCCTTCAGGGAGAGTATTCCTGACCCCGAACGATTTATAACGGTGGTGAATAACGGAAACACTGCTTCACGCAGAATCGATCTCGCTCTCGTGAATCGATTCGAGCTTATAGGCAAAGGTGTGAGGGAAGAGAATATACACCACGCGAATCTCTGCACCTGCTGCAATCCGGATCTGTTCTTTTCGTACCGGAGAGATGGCGCGCTTTCAGGCAGACAAATCTCGCTGACCGGATTCAGAATTTGA
- a CDS encoding IS110 family transposase, whose product MHEEVFVGIDISKDQLDAHVLPKGMHTTVKNDTQGIDSLIEILHAETPMVIVMEATGGYEITVAAQLGLAGLPIAVVNPGQVRDFAKGIGKLAKTDAIDAYVLARFAQTVRPIPKPLPTEDEKQIKELVTRRKQLVDLRASEKNRLHRARSNRVQRSIQTVIAALDKEIEDIDKDVDDLIRKSPLWRETEELLRTFKGVGPITARVLMAKLPELGHVSRHEISRLVGLAPLNKDSGKKKGKREISGGRADVRSTLYMAAVAAITSNVVIKPFYQRLIEAGKPFKVAITACMRKMIVILNAMLKKKQPFQVVFP is encoded by the coding sequence ATGCATGAAGAAGTTTTTGTTGGCATAGATATCTCTAAAGATCAGTTGGATGCGCATGTGCTGCCAAAAGGCATGCACACCACCGTCAAGAATGACACTCAAGGCATCGACTCGCTGATTGAGATCCTCCACGCAGAGACCCCCATGGTAATCGTGATGGAAGCCACCGGAGGCTACGAGATAACCGTTGCGGCCCAGTTAGGTCTCGCCGGCCTGCCGATCGCTGTCGTCAACCCTGGTCAGGTGCGGGACTTTGCTAAAGGCATCGGAAAACTCGCCAAGACAGACGCCATCGATGCTTATGTGCTGGCACGCTTTGCCCAAACGGTTAGGCCCATACCGAAGCCGCTGCCAACGGAGGACGAAAAGCAAATCAAGGAACTCGTAACACGTCGAAAGCAGCTTGTTGATTTGCGTGCATCAGAAAAGAATCGCCTCCATCGAGCCCGTTCCAATCGCGTGCAGCGCAGCATTCAAACGGTCATAGCAGCCCTAGATAAGGAAATCGAAGACATCGATAAAGATGTCGATGACCTTATCAGGAAATCGCCTCTGTGGCGTGAAACAGAGGAACTCCTCCGAACCTTCAAAGGCGTGGGCCCCATAACTGCCAGAGTGCTCATGGCAAAACTGCCCGAACTGGGACATGTCAGCCGTCATGAAATCAGTCGCCTCGTCGGCCTGGCGCCTCTCAACAAAGACAGCGGAAAGAAGAAAGGCAAGCGCGAGATTTCGGGTGGACGGGCGGATGTACGCTCAACCCTGTATATGGCTGCAGTCGCGGCCATAACGTCCAATGTAGTCATCAAGCCTTTCTATCAACGCCTCATTGAGGCTGGAAAACCTTTCAAGGTTGCCATCACGGCTTGTATGCGTAAGATGATCGTCATCCTAAACGCAATGCTCAAGAAAAAACAGCCTTTCCAGGTAGTTTTTCCTTGA
- a CDS encoding inositol monophosphatase family protein, which produces MKTIHDAKEHLRFVVNLAEQAGRIVASYARGSFQVTGKGTQKDTIDIVTDADHASEDFILGEIRKRFPEHDILTEETITEKKGSDWLWVVDPLDGTVNFSHGYPAFCVSIALMQNETIVLGAVYDPLRQETFSAIRGQGAFMNGNRIQVSTAETLSRSLVATGFPYDRAYSPINNVAEFNQIVTKVQGMRRGGSAALDLSYVACGRLDGFWELKLKPWDMAAGILLVEEAGGIITDRYGKPTSVYTNNIVASNSRIHPLLLELLAKSESA; this is translated from the coding sequence ATGAAAACCATACATGACGCTAAGGAACATCTCCGTTTCGTCGTGAATCTGGCAGAACAGGCTGGACGCATCGTAGCTTCTTATGCACGAGGAAGTTTTCAGGTAACAGGCAAAGGAACTCAGAAGGACACGATTGATATAGTCACGGATGCAGATCATGCATCTGAAGATTTTATCCTCGGGGAAATTAGAAAGCGGTTTCCGGAACACGATATCCTTACGGAAGAAACCATCACCGAAAAGAAGGGATCGGACTGGCTGTGGGTAGTAGATCCTCTGGATGGTACGGTAAATTTCTCTCATGGATATCCTGCATTCTGCGTGTCAATTGCACTCATGCAGAATGAAACGATTGTTCTGGGCGCGGTCTACGATCCTCTACGTCAGGAGACGTTTTCAGCAATTCGGGGACAAGGAGCTTTCATGAACGGCAATCGTATTCAGGTATCGACTGCCGAGACGCTCTCCAGAAGTCTTGTTGCGACCGGATTTCCGTACGATCGGGCATATTCACCGATAAACAATGTGGCCGAGTTCAATCAGATCGTTACCAAAGTGCAAGGAATGCGGCGAGGCGGTTCCGCGGCTTTGGACCTTTCATACGTTGCATGCGGAAGACTGGATGGTTTCTGGGAACTGAAACTCAAGCCATGGGATATGGCTGCAGGAATCTTGCTGGTCGAAGAGGCAGGAGGAATCATTACGGACCGGTACGGCAAGCCCACAAGCGTATACACCAACAACATCGTCGCGTCTAACAGCCGAATTCACCCGTTGCTCCTGGAACTTCTTGCCAAGAGTGAAAGCGCTTGA
- the xseA gene encoding exodeoxyribonuclease VII large subunit — MIEIAPSSGYNPLSLQYELEASSATMDLPGRKVLTVSAFTEQIRSTLESKFQSVWVRGEISNYRPAPSGHLYFTLKDETAQIRCVMFKIQSRFLKFRLHDGLQVIVWGKLSVYGARGEYQLILDTMEPAGLGGLMLAFEQLRERLTAEGLFDPSRKRKLPAFPKTIGLVTSSKGAAVSDVIRILRRRFPAVHILVSPSAVQGDRAPVEISAAINRLCQASGVDVIIVGRGGGAMEDLWAFNDERVVRAVAACPIPIVSAVGHETDVTLSDFAADVRASTPSAAAEIVLPDRRDLRENLTHIVARLTHSIRNVIRRNTGAVEEQLKRLFNPKRQIQEKRLALDDMIVRMTRAVKRRIGDSARETELFTQRLKPGRLFKQIEIGREQCKSLVNRLHREMSGYTADRRAALLSLTARLDALSPLSVLSRGYSITLRQETYEVIQDSNTVEVGDMIHVRLHKGGLICRVLNKMEETNNRIAGRSSVDSDEEENRNTE, encoded by the coding sequence ATGATTGAAATTGCTCCGTCCTCCGGCTACAATCCCCTTTCACTCCAGTATGAATTGGAAGCGAGTAGCGCCACTATGGATCTCCCCGGACGAAAAGTACTCACCGTTTCTGCATTTACCGAACAAATTCGCAGCACGCTCGAGTCGAAGTTTCAGTCTGTCTGGGTTCGCGGGGAAATCTCCAATTACAGACCCGCACCTTCAGGCCACCTGTATTTCACGCTCAAGGATGAAACAGCTCAGATACGTTGTGTGATGTTCAAGATTCAGAGTCGTTTTTTGAAGTTCCGGCTTCATGACGGACTCCAGGTTATCGTGTGGGGCAAATTATCGGTATACGGGGCCAGAGGTGAATATCAGCTCATTCTCGATACCATGGAACCCGCAGGTCTCGGCGGCCTCATGCTCGCGTTCGAGCAGCTCCGGGAAAGATTAACTGCAGAAGGTCTGTTCGATCCATCCAGGAAGAGAAAGCTCCCGGCATTTCCGAAAACCATAGGACTGGTCACTTCATCCAAAGGGGCAGCGGTCAGTGATGTGATTCGCATTCTGAGGAGACGCTTTCCCGCCGTTCACATACTTGTCAGTCCTTCTGCCGTCCAGGGAGACCGAGCGCCGGTCGAAATCAGCGCTGCCATAAATCGATTATGCCAGGCATCCGGAGTCGACGTGATCATTGTCGGGAGAGGCGGAGGTGCCATGGAAGACCTCTGGGCCTTCAACGACGAGCGCGTTGTTCGAGCGGTCGCCGCCTGCCCTATTCCTATCGTGAGCGCTGTCGGTCATGAAACGGATGTAACCCTTTCCGATTTCGCTGCAGATGTGCGAGCTTCGACTCCGTCTGCTGCAGCGGAAATAGTCCTCCCTGACCGGCGCGATCTCCGGGAAAATCTTACGCATATCGTCGCAAGGCTCACTCATTCCATAAGAAACGTTATCCGGAGAAACACCGGAGCAGTGGAAGAGCAACTCAAGAGACTCTTTAATCCGAAACGTCAGATTCAGGAAAAACGCCTCGCTCTGGATGACATGATCGTCAGGATGACTCGCGCCGTCAAACGGAGAATCGGTGATTCCGCACGTGAGACCGAACTCTTCACGCAAAGACTGAAGCCCGGACGGCTGTTCAAACAGATTGAAATCGGCCGAGAGCAATGCAAGTCCCTGGTGAATCGATTGCATCGGGAAATGTCCGGATACACGGCTGATAGACGGGCGGCACTCTTGAGTCTCACCGCTCGTCTGGACGCTCTCAGTCCCTTGTCGGTTCTGTCCCGCGGTTACTCCATAACACTGAGGCAGGAGACCTATGAGGTCATACAGGATTCGAATACAGTGGAAGTTGGAGATATGATTCACGTCAGGTTGCACAAGGGCGGGCTGATCTGTCGTGTTCTGAACAAGATGGAAGAAACGAATAACCGAATCGCTGGCAGATCATCCGTTGATAGTGATGAAGAAGAGAATAGGAACACTGAATGA
- a CDS encoding ATP--corrinoid adenosyltransferase gives METGLILVTVGDAANSVLPAMGQVLRAMGRHLKIGIITTLPADWRRCMEKFTVPLKDSVHIYELSKDETPDTLREEWETATKSITSDHYGMVILQNISILVKKNAITTDQLVEMLRKRPASLHVIIADSDPGQAVLEESDMITEMRTLKG, from the coding sequence ATGGAAACTGGTTTGATTCTGGTAACCGTGGGTGACGCTGCCAATAGCGTTCTTCCTGCCATGGGGCAGGTCTTAAGAGCCATGGGGCGTCATCTTAAAATAGGAATAATAACTACTTTGCCGGCTGACTGGCGTAGATGCATGGAAAAATTTACCGTCCCATTAAAAGATTCTGTCCATATCTATGAACTCAGTAAAGACGAGACCCCGGACACTTTACGAGAAGAATGGGAAACTGCGACAAAATCAATTACTTCAGATCATTATGGGATGGTCATTTTACAGAACATCAGCATTCTGGTGAAGAAGAATGCCATTACCACAGACCAGCTTGTGGAAATGCTCAGAAAGCGACCCGCGTCACTTCATGTGATCATTGCCGATTCGGACCCAGGGCAGGCGGTTCTGGAAGAATCGGACATGATCACAGAAATGCGCACGCTAAAGGGATGA
- a CDS encoding DsrE family protein, with the protein MKPKVVFHIDSNKPGRLDMILTSIRNILDEVSDNNASIFVIAEAESIVLFRKDMPPSLADELQKLRGRGVHFLLCEQSAMRQGLAKSDLIPDFPLIKSGIWELIRLQLEGFAYVKP; encoded by the coding sequence ATGAAACCGAAAGTTGTGTTCCACATCGATTCAAATAAACCGGGACGGTTGGATATGATACTGACATCCATTCGTAACATTTTGGACGAGGTGTCTGACAACAATGCGTCAATATTTGTTATTGCCGAAGCCGAATCTATTGTCCTGTTCCGAAAGGACATGCCCCCAAGTCTCGCGGACGAGTTGCAGAAGCTCCGTGGACGAGGTGTCCATTTCCTCCTCTGTGAACAGAGCGCGATGAGACAGGGACTTGCCAAGAGCGACCTTATCCCCGATTTCCCTTTGATCAAATCGGGAATATGGGAGTTGATCAGATTGCAGCTCGAAGGCTTCGCGTATGTGAAACCATGA
- a CDS encoding ArsA family ATPase — METNKPRIIIFSGKGGVGKTTAAAATALCCARQGLKTIVISVDIAHSLADAFQREIDLHDRNRGKSVRIADNLWMQEVDIQEELEKHWGEVSKYLAALLGASGMADTLAEELAIIPGMEDVVSLLYINQYYREKTFDVIVVDCAPTGESLRFVSMPSTLEWYIKKVFKLERNLMRVTRPIAKKLTDIPLPEDSYFAALQDLFLKLDGVDDVLLDRDITSVRLVTNAEKMVVRETQRAFMYFCLYGLVVDAIIVNRLFPRDLQDDYFKDWISTQQRSLEEINRIFDPIPLRKVPMLQDEVVGTDMLLKMGQIMYENLDPAALLYRESPYSVEQNNGNYALKIKLPFITKDYVDLMTEDGNLVVRIGSFKRHVFLPRVLSGRKPGRASLEDNVLTISFSQEQGDYE, encoded by the coding sequence GTGGAAACCAACAAACCAAGAATAATCATTTTCTCGGGAAAAGGCGGTGTTGGAAAGACTACCGCTGCAGCAGCAACGGCGCTCTGCTGCGCTCGACAAGGCCTGAAGACTATCGTGATTTCAGTCGACATCGCCCATAGCCTTGCAGACGCGTTCCAAAGAGAAATCGATCTTCACGACCGTAATCGCGGAAAATCTGTCCGAATAGCTGATAATCTCTGGATGCAGGAAGTAGATATTCAGGAAGAACTTGAAAAACACTGGGGAGAAGTCTCCAAATATCTGGCTGCTCTTTTGGGAGCAAGCGGAATGGCAGATACCCTTGCCGAAGAATTGGCCATTATTCCAGGCATGGAAGATGTAGTAAGCCTTCTCTATATCAATCAGTATTATCGCGAAAAGACTTTTGATGTCATCGTTGTCGACTGCGCTCCCACCGGCGAATCGTTGCGTTTCGTGAGCATGCCTTCCACTCTTGAGTGGTATATAAAGAAAGTTTTTAAGCTGGAACGCAACCTCATGCGGGTTACCCGCCCCATAGCGAAGAAGTTGACCGATATTCCTTTGCCCGAGGATTCCTATTTTGCAGCTTTGCAGGATCTGTTCCTAAAATTGGATGGTGTGGATGACGTACTCCTCGACCGGGACATCACGTCAGTGCGTCTCGTTACCAATGCAGAGAAGATGGTAGTACGCGAGACTCAGAGAGCCTTCATGTATTTCTGCCTGTACGGATTGGTTGTTGACGCAATAATCGTGAATAGGCTTTTCCCCCGGGATTTGCAGGATGATTATTTCAAGGACTGGATCTCTACCCAACAGAGAAGCCTTGAAGAAATTAACCGCATATTCGATCCCATTCCTTTGAGAAAAGTGCCCATGTTGCAGGATGAGGTGGTCGGCACGGACATGCTCTTGAAAATGGGCCAAATCATGTACGAAAATCTGGACCCCGCGGCTTTGCTCTATCGAGAGTCGCCCTATAGTGTCGAACAGAACAACGGCAACTACGCGCTCAAGATTAAACTGCCATTCATTACCAAGGACTATGTAGATTTGATGACTGAAGACGGAAATCTCGTGGTACGGATCGGATCGTTTAAAAGACATGTGTTTTTGCCGCGGGTATTGTCGGGCCGGAAACCGGGACGGGCATCCTTGGAGGACAACGTGCTCACCATATCGTTCAGCCAAGAGCAAGGAGATTATGAATGA